GATGGTGCAGCGCGCCTATTCGGTGATGGCCAACGACGTGCTGATCTCGATCCCGCTGTTCATCTTCATGGGCTACCTAGTCGAACGCGCCAACCTGATCGAGCGACTGTTCAAGAGCCTGCACCTCGCCATGGCGCGCATTCCGGGTTCGCTGGCGGTGGCCACCATCGTCACCTGCGCCATTTTTGCCACGGCTACCGGCATCGTGGGCGCGGTCGTTACGCTGATGGGGCTGCTCGCGCTGCCGGCCATGCTCAAGGCTGGCTACAGCACCCAGCTCTCGGCCGGTTGTATTACCGCAGGTGGCTGCCTGGGCATCCTGATTCCGCCCTCGGTGCTACTGATCGTGTATGGAGCGACGGCCGGCGTCTCGGTGGTGCAATTGTATGCGGGGGCCTTCTTCCCCGGAATCATGCTCGCCAGCCTGTATGTGGGCTATGTGCTGCTGATCGCCAAGCTCAAACCGTCCTGGGCGCCGCCGCTGCCGGCTGCCGAACGCGTCGTCGCGCTGCCGGCCTTCACCAAGGCGATTCCGGGAGCCTACAACAAGGGTGCGGTACCCGGCCTGGTGCGCGCGATCAAGGGCCCACTGGCCACGCAGGTCTCAAACCGTACCCTGTTGTCGAACCTGTTCGTGGCCTTGCTGCCGGCCCTGGCCTTTGCTGCCGTCATGGGAGTGAGCTACCGCATCGTCACCGCGCCCGATGCCGCGCCGACCGAGCTGGTCGAGATGGGCATGCAGCAGAATGTCGACAGCTACGCCAGCAGCAACGGCGGTGGCCTGGAAGAGCCGCCCGCCGAGGACACGCTGGCCGAGCCGCCGGTGGAGGGCGGCGCGCCAGCGCCTGCGCCGGCCGCGCCGGCCAACCCTGCCAGCCCCGAGACCATCCAGGCTGATTCTGCGACCCCCGGGCAGGTGCAACTTGCCAAGCCCGCTTCCGATACGTTCTGGACCGTATTCGCGGTTGGCGCGGCCGCCATGCTGCTCTTTTACGTGTTCTTCAGCTTTGCGCGGCTGGAAATTTTCAAGATGTTGCTCGGCTCACTGTTTCCACTGGCCTTCATGATCCTGGCGGTGCTCGGCAGCATCGTGTTTGGGCTGGCCACGCCGACCGAGGCAGCGGCGATGGGTGCGTTCGGGGGACTGATCCTGGCGATCGCCTACCGCCGGTTCAACTTCAACCTGCTGCGCGACTCGGCCCACCTGGCCACCAAGACCACGGCGATGGTGTGCTGGCTGTTCGTCGGCTCGAGTATCTTTTCGGCCGCATTCGCGCTGCTGGGCGGGCAGGAAATCATCAACGCCTGGGTGCTGGGAATGGACTTGACCCCGGTGCAGTTCATGATCCTGGCGCAGGTGGTGATTTTCCTGCTCGGCTGGCCGCTCGAATGGACCGAGATCATCGTCATCTTCATGCCAATCTTCGTGCCGCTGTTGGCGCACTTCAATATCGATCCGCTGTTCTTCGGCTTGCTGGTGGCCATGAACCTGCAGACCGCTTTCCTGTCGCCGCCGGTGGCAATGTCGGCCTTTTACCTGAAGGGAGTGGCGCCGCCGCACGTTACCCTGAACCAGATCTTCATGGGGATGCTGCCCTTCATGGGCATCCAGGTGCTGGGCATCGTGCTGCTGTATTCCTTCCCAGCAATCGGGCTGTGGCTGCCAAACGTATTGTATAAATAAGTCAATCAACCACCCGTAGGCGGCCATCTAACTGGCCTCCTGCGGGGTCCAGCTATGCCCAAGCCATGAATCCCCGCGACCTTGGCGTTGCTCGTTATTCGAATCATGAATGACTGACATATGGATTCGTCGTCTTACATTGCGCTGCAACATCGGTAATAATACGCAGCGTTACCCGGTAGTACCATCCACGTTCCCGTATGTTGTCGTCAACAGCGCCTGGTGTGGCACTGCGACGACCAGTTTTCGTTCCGAACCCCGAGGAAAATGACCCAAGATCTCCCGCCCGGCTTGCTGTCCCTCCCATGCGCCACGCATACCGTGCCTGCGCCTGTCTACGTGCGTGCAGGGGCATGGCAATGATGCAGGGAACGATGCCGTCCTCCGGCGTGCAGGCGAACGGCCCGGCCTCTGTCAAGCCGCATTCGATGCTGGACGATCTGTACGGAATCTGCGTGGGCGTGCTGTTTGTCGTCATGGGAGTGCTGCTGTTGCAGGCAGCTGGCTTGATCACGGGCGGCGTGGCGGGTATCTCGCTGCTGCTGTCGTACACCACCAGCTATTCGGTCGGCATGTTGTTCATGCTCATTAATCTGCCGTTCTTCCTGTTCGGCTACCTGTTCATGGGGGCGCGCTTTACCATCAAGTCGCTGGCCGTCAGTGTGCTGGTCATGGCCATGCTCAAGCTCGTGCCATACGGGCTGGTCATCGGGCATGTAAAGCCGATGCTGGCGGCGCTCGGTGGCGGCACCTTTTGCGGCATGGGTATTCTGGCGCTGGCGCGCCATGGCGCCGGCGTCGGCGGCACCGGTATCGTCACACTCTGGCTGCAAAAGCAGTATGGCATCAATGCCGGCCGCACCCAGGTACTGATTGACGCCGTGATCCTGCTGGCGGCGCTGCTGCTGGTCTCGCCGCAACTGGTGGGCTGGTCGTCGCTGAGCGCGATCGCCATGAGCAGCATGGTCATGGCCTGGCACCGTCCGGGTCGCTACTTCGGTAACTGAGCGCTACCGGCTCGATCGAGCCGGCAAGCGCGGTCTCATCCCGCTGTTTCCCCATCGTCATCGCCTCGGTTTCGCCCGGTAACGGGCGAGGCCCCACGGCTCGACCGCATCCCGTCTGCGGTTGCCTTCACATTCGCGCCTTGACGCGAATATCTTGTCGTTGCCCGTCTTGGCAGCTCTGCCATCCCAAGTAACTCCAACGCATCATGCCCAGCCACGGCGCGTCCCGGGTCCCCTGCACGGTTGATTAGTCCTTGTGTCCGATCGCTCTACGGTGTAGAACAAGTCATGGACGTAATCGTCGGGCACGCTCGCCAGGCAGCCCCGATTTTGGTCAGGCTGCAGATTTGTGTGCGGTATGAGACGGAACGGTTCGCCAAAGAAGCGGATAACTCTGTTTCAGAGAGGGAAGAACGCCATGAAGATGACTATCCTTGCATGTGCCGTGCTCGCATCAAGCGCGGTTTGTGCTTCGGCCCACGCTGGAGCGATTGACGCCGGCGGCGCGACCGTGCCCGAGCCGGGCAGGGCCGGTGCTGCGAAGCTTCCAAGCGACGCGCCGGCGATCTTCATGCTCGAAACCGTGGATGAAGCCGCGGCGCGCCAGCAAGCCGAAGCGGCCGCGCTGACGGTCGGGCGCCAGTACAACCTCGACTTCCAGGCCTTGAACGACGTCGGCGACCCTTTCCATGGCGGCATGGCCGGCAACGCCATCGGTGCCGCTGGCGCTACGCTGCAGGCCGACGACAGCGTCAGCTATCAGGGCCGGCACAACAATTTCATGGCGGGTTCGTCGTGGGGCAAGGGCGACATCGACGGTTCGCCGTCCGGGCGCGCCTGGGGCATGACGGTCGGTGTCAGCGCCGGCCTGTTCACATTGCGCGCCGCGCACCAGAACCGCAACGTGGCCAAGATCACCCGCTATAACCAGACTGGGATCACCATGGCGGCCAAGAACTCGATCATCGCCGCCAACCTGCGGCTCGGCTGGGGCACGGCGTACGCTGCCTACAGCGCCAATCGCGGCTGGGGCAGTTCGCCACTGTTCAATCCGGATAATCCTTATGGCGCTGGGGTCATCTCGACGACCCAGTCGACCAATAGCCGCGACGTGCTGGGCGGGGTGGCGGTGCCGCTCGGGCGTGCCACCACGCTGCTGGCGTCCTTTATCCGCAAGAACGACCGCGAAGTGGCCAACCGCGATGCGCGCCAGATCGCCATCGGCGCCACCTATGCGGTGTCGCGGCGGATGGATTTCTACGCCGCCTATTCGCATATCCGGCAAACCAACGGTTTTCCGAACACTGGCATGCGCCCGGGCGGCAGCGGCGCGATCAACGTCGGGATGCGGCGCGGTTTCTAGCGCGTGCCGGGCGTGCGCGGCGACGCGCTGTTGCAAAAAACGGTAGCCTGTCTTCATGGCATTTCAGCCCGGCTAATCAACGTTTTGGAGGCAACATGACAGGCATCAGCACACTTGATCCGGATAACTTCCCGGAAGGTCCGGACCGCAGTCTCGGCAAGGGCCATGGTATTGACGCCCTCGGCCCGAGCGATATCTCGGACACCGGCAGCGACGTCGTAGGCGGCCCTGGCTTTGCCGATGCGCTCGACCCCGACCAGATTCTCGACTTCGACGGCGGCACCACCTCCGACCTCGAAGCGAGCCACGCCGACGGCACCGCCGGTCCGGACGTTGGCGACGCCAATTTTTCGAGCGACAGCGACATGGGCGGCACCGGCGAACGCGCCACGGCTGGCCGCGATACGGTGTCCAGGGACGGTGCCGATATCGATACCGACCGCATCATTTCGATCCCCGATCTGCCGCTGACCGAAGACGACACCGACTTTCTCTCGAGCCAGCCTCCGGGCCAGACCAAGGGCGGCAAATAGGGTGTGATCGTCGACCAGCACGGCTATCAAAGAAGGCAATCGCAGCATTGGCATGGTTCAATGCTGCTCAAGCTGCCGGCCTGCGCGGCGGACATCGGTGAACCCAAGGCCGGCTTACTTTCCGGGTGCGTAGATCTGATCGAACAAGCCGCCATCGGCGAAGTGCAGCTTCTGTGCCTGCCGCCAACCGCCGAGTTCGGTGATTGGGAATAGCTTTATATTCGGGAACTGCGACGCAGGTTTCTGTGCCTGCCCATGCATCACGGGGCGGTAGTAGTTTCTGGCGATGATATGCTGGCCCTGGTCGCTGTACAGAAAGTCAAGATAGGCCTGCGCCAGCTGGCGAGTTCCGCGCTTGTCGACCGTTTTGTCGACGAGGGCGACTGGGGGCTCGGCCAGGATGCTCAGCGAAGGCGCGACGATGTGAAACTTGTCCGCTCCCAGCGCGCGCAGGGCGAGCAGGGCTTCATTCTCCCAGGCCAGCAAAACGTCGCCGATGCCGCGTTCGACGAAGGTAGTGGTGGCGCCGCGCGCGCCCGAATCGAGCACCGGAACATTCTTGTACAGCTTGCCAAGGAACTCCCGGGCACTCGCTGGCGAGCCAGCTGGCTGGCGCAGGGCGTAGCCATATGCCGCCAGATGGTTCCAGCGCGCGCCGCCAGAGGTTTTCGGGTTGGGCGTAATGACAGATACACCTGGCTTGACCAGGTCGCCCCAGTCACGGATATTTTTCGGGTTGCCCTTGCGGACCAGGAAAACAACGGTCGAGGTGTAAGGCGCGCTGCGGTGCGCCAGACGCCCCTGCCAGTTCGGCGCGATTAGCCCCTTTTCGCTGATGGCATCGATGTCGTAGGCAAGCGCTAACGTGACCACATCGGCCGGCAGGCCGTCGATGACTGCGCGCGCCTGCTTGCCGGAGCCGCCGTGCGACTGTTTAATCGTGACGCTGTCGCCGGTCTTGGCTTTCCAGTGGCGGGCAAATGCGGCATCGATGTCCTGATACAGTTCACGGGTCGGATCGTAGGACACGTTCAGCAGCGTGAGGTCTGCCGCAAACGCCGGCGCAGCTGCCAGGGGTGGAACCAGCAGCGCAGCTGCGGCTAGTACGGTCAAAAAATTTCTTCGAAACATATCGTTCTTTCAAGGGGCGAAGTCGAAGCCTTAGGCTACGACACGGGCTCCCCCTGAAGGAACGAATTAATTCGCCTAACGATATGTGTTTTTTTGCATAACGACAGCTTGCCGCGTGTCGGGCTCAGTGCGCCTTCGACAGGATCAGCAGCCAACGGCGGAATAAAAGGATTTCAACGTGGCCCGCTTCGACGCCGGTATCGCATTCGATGACCGGGTTGACCGCATAATAGCGCTTGCGGAAATCACGGGTGACGAGGAGTTCACGCTGGCCAATGCGCAGCATAAAAGGGACAGGGGCATATTCCAGGCCGAAGGAGCTGTTCAGGGTGGTCATGATGTGTTTTCCTTTTATTAAATTCGTTGGAGTAACTAAAGGATAGCACAACCACTGTATAAATCTACAGTTACTGTTCGGATGTACAGTGAAAATTTAATTCTGTAGTTTTTTCGCCAACTGCCCCCACCTTCATCTTCATGCCCAAGAAAACGCGTTCCCGGTTGCAACGTTTCACCGCCGAGCGCTTGTCTCCCGAGAGCGAATACGGACTGCACCTGACGCTGGGCGTGGCCATGCTCGTCATCGCCACCGCCGTGTTCGCCCACCTGGCCGGTGCCATGGTCGCCGGCGCCCCGATCACCCGACTCGACCTGGAACTGGCCCACTGGCTGCACGCGCATGCACGCGTCAACGGCGGTCTGCGTCAGT
Above is a genomic segment from Massilia sp. H6 containing:
- a CDS encoding TRAP transporter large permease subunit is translated as MRKEIWFGLSILLAIVVSLFVLMPAPADMSNGHLGLLMLALVVVAIMLGFPTAFTLMGMGMMFAWFAFYSSDPDQAVQLTLDLMVQRAYSVMANDVLISIPLFIFMGYLVERANLIERLFKSLHLAMARIPGSLAVATIVTCAIFATATGIVGAVVTLMGLLALPAMLKAGYSTQLSAGCITAGGCLGILIPPSVLLIVYGATAGVSVVQLYAGAFFPGIMLASLYVGYVLLIAKLKPSWAPPLPAAERVVALPAFTKAIPGAYNKGAVPGLVRAIKGPLATQVSNRTLLSNLFVALLPALAFAAVMGVSYRIVTAPDAAPTELVEMGMQQNVDSYASSNGGGLEEPPAEDTLAEPPVEGGAPAPAPAAPANPASPETIQADSATPGQVQLAKPASDTFWTVFAVGAAAMLLFYVFFSFARLEIFKMLLGSLFPLAFMILAVLGSIVFGLATPTEAAAMGAFGGLILAIAYRRFNFNLLRDSAHLATKTTAMVCWLFVGSSIFSAAFALLGGQEIINAWVLGMDLTPVQFMILAQVVIFLLGWPLEWTEIIVIFMPIFVPLLAHFNIDPLFFGLLVAMNLQTAFLSPPVAMSAFYLKGVAPPHVTLNQIFMGMLPFMGIQVLGIVLLYSFPAIGLWLPNVLYK
- a CDS encoding YitT family protein, whose amino-acid sequence is MMQGTMPSSGVQANGPASVKPHSMLDDLYGICVGVLFVVMGVLLLQAAGLITGGVAGISLLLSYTTSYSVGMLFMLINLPFFLFGYLFMGARFTIKSLAVSVLVMAMLKLVPYGLVIGHVKPMLAALGGGTFCGMGILALARHGAGVGGTGIVTLWLQKQYGINAGRTQVLIDAVILLAALLLVSPQLVGWSSLSAIAMSSMVMAWHRPGRYFGN
- a CDS encoding porin; protein product: MKMTILACAVLASSAVCASAHAGAIDAGGATVPEPGRAGAAKLPSDAPAIFMLETVDEAAARQQAEAAALTVGRQYNLDFQALNDVGDPFHGGMAGNAIGAAGATLQADDSVSYQGRHNNFMAGSSWGKGDIDGSPSGRAWGMTVGVSAGLFTLRAAHQNRNVAKITRYNQTGITMAAKNSIIAANLRLGWGTAYAAYSANRGWGSSPLFNPDNPYGAGVISTTQSTNSRDVLGGVAVPLGRATTLLASFIRKNDREVANRDARQIAIGATYAVSRRMDFYAAYSHIRQTNGFPNTGMRPGGSGAINVGMRRGF
- a CDS encoding sulfate ABC transporter substrate-binding protein, which gives rise to MFRRNFLTVLAAAALLVPPLAAAPAFAADLTLLNVSYDPTRELYQDIDAAFARHWKAKTGDSVTIKQSHGGSGKQARAVIDGLPADVVTLALAYDIDAISEKGLIAPNWQGRLAHRSAPYTSTVVFLVRKGNPKNIRDWGDLVKPGVSVITPNPKTSGGARWNHLAAYGYALRQPAGSPASAREFLGKLYKNVPVLDSGARGATTTFVERGIGDVLLAWENEALLALRALGADKFHIVAPSLSILAEPPVALVDKTVDKRGTRQLAQAYLDFLYSDQGQHIIARNYYRPVMHGQAQKPASQFPNIKLFPITELGGWRQAQKLHFADGGLFDQIYAPGK